One window of the Thermodesulfomicrobium sp. WS genome contains the following:
- the sctQ gene encoding type III secretion system cytoplasmic ring protein SctQ, whose amino-acid sequence MKRLKLEPLTPQELAWHNSIFAGDILVRWLGELFRLRFLPKGWETDDEVSWPVEIGGHLGLWNFWIAPRLLHAHLEATLGEDRIGDLLSLPHEIQHAILEVVGEEILDRAGAALGLEIRRREDAAPKEHLSCGLGMAMIHEETGRLEGRGRLCIDPGGYQVLADRLRDLPREKGNLPHAVPIPVRIIMGATTLPLSDFKNLERGDIILVERAAAENRVMLWIPPSQEVQAELREGTMIVIQERRDSGMTDEVSERQDGEVMVSKEKVEVEIYFEVGRKMVTVGELEKISAGYVFHLEKPTGNAVSLYANRQLVGRGELVEIEGRLGVRVVELGDVLSR is encoded by the coding sequence ATGAAACGGCTCAAACTGGAACCCCTCACTCCCCAAGAACTGGCATGGCACAACAGCATCTTCGCTGGAGACATCCTGGTCCGGTGGCTTGGCGAGCTCTTTCGGCTCCGCTTCCTTCCCAAGGGATGGGAGACAGACGATGAAGTGTCATGGCCGGTGGAGATAGGCGGTCACCTAGGACTCTGGAACTTCTGGATTGCTCCCCGCCTCCTTCATGCCCATCTTGAGGCGACGCTCGGCGAAGACAGGATAGGGGATCTGCTTTCGCTTCCCCATGAGATCCAGCACGCCATTTTAGAGGTGGTGGGGGAGGAGATCCTCGATCGAGCCGGTGCAGCGCTTGGCCTGGAGATCCGCCGGCGGGAGGATGCTGCCCCGAAGGAGCATCTCTCGTGTGGCTTGGGCATGGCGATGATCCATGAGGAGACGGGACGCCTGGAGGGGCGGGGAAGGTTGTGTATCGATCCTGGTGGCTACCAGGTGCTAGCTGATCGCCTGCGTGATCTCCCCCGGGAAAAAGGAAACCTTCCCCACGCCGTCCCAATCCCTGTGCGGATAATCATGGGGGCGACGACTCTCCCTTTAAGCGACTTCAAAAACCTTGAACGCGGCGACATTATCCTGGTGGAGCGCGCGGCAGCCGAAAATCGGGTCATGCTCTGGATCCCACCGTCTCAGGAAGTCCAGGCAGAATTGCGCGAAGGAACAATGATAGTCATTCAGGAAAGGAGGGATAGCGGTATGACAGACGAGGTGAGCGAACGTCAGGACGGTGAGGTGATGGTCTCCAAGGAAAAAGTGGAGGTCGAAATATACTTTGAGGTGGGACGCAAGATGGTGACCGTGGGAGAGCTGGAAAAAATAAGCGCCGGCTACGTCTTCCACTTGGAAAAGCCTACCGGGAACGCTGTCTCCCTGTATGCGAACCGCCAGCTGGTGGGACGCGGCGAGCTCGTGGAAATCGAGGGGCGCCTTGGCGTCCGAGTGGTGGAGTTGGGCGATGTTCTCTCAAGGTAG
- the sctT gene encoding type III secretion system export apparatus subunit SctT, which produces MTAAFDELSRLLIVTALSTARMFACFTVLPFLGGNILPQYIRNALIFALFVTLYPLVAPLAPEHLPLHRGVLLLGKEIFVGLVIGFVVSLLFWSAEMTGFLVDNQRGASMASAMDPLYGESTSPSGVLLLQLVTVLFFSTGGFLVFLSGVFESYRLWPVFEFFPRLQGSLPLFFLGKTDQLMRTAFLLSAPFLIAIFLVDLSLGMVNRFVPQLNVFFLSMPIKSGVASFLFVLYLAVIVTYYLEGWEDMEHLITAIKEWAQ; this is translated from the coding sequence ATGACCGCCGCCTTCGACGAGCTCTCACGCCTCCTCATCGTGACGGCGCTTTCCACAGCCCGGATGTTTGCCTGCTTCACCGTCCTTCCATTCCTCGGCGGGAACATCCTCCCCCAGTACATCCGAAACGCCCTCATCTTCGCCCTTTTTGTAACGCTCTATCCCCTCGTCGCGCCCCTGGCGCCGGAGCATCTCCCGCTCCACCGGGGCGTTCTCCTTCTGGGGAAGGAAATCTTTGTGGGGCTCGTGATCGGCTTTGTGGTGAGTCTCCTCTTCTGGTCGGCGGAGATGACGGGGTTCCTGGTGGACAACCAGCGGGGAGCGAGCATGGCGAGCGCCATGGATCCCCTCTACGGCGAGAGCACCTCGCCAAGCGGTGTCCTGCTCCTCCAGCTCGTGACGGTGCTTTTCTTCTCTACCGGAGGCTTCCTCGTCTTTCTCAGCGGGGTGTTCGAGAGCTACCGACTCTGGCCGGTCTTTGAATTTTTCCCGCGCCTTCAGGGCAGCCTTCCCCTCTTCTTCCTCGGCAAGACCGATCAGCTCATGCGAACAGCGTTCCTCCTCTCGGCTCCCTTCCTCATCGCCATCTTCCTCGTGGATCTCTCCCTTGGGATGGTCAACCGCTTCGTGCCGCAACTGAACGTCTTCTTCCTCTCCATGCCCATAAAAAGCGGAGTGGCGAGCTTTCTCTTTGTCCTCTACCTAGCCGTTATAGTGACGTACTACCTCGAGGGCTGGGAGGACATGGAGCACCTCATCACAGCCATCAAGGAGTGGGCACAGTGA
- a CDS encoding type III secretion HpaP family protein, with protein MKVMQDIKSMKPKAPDEASPSADGRRDPKLEELAERFSASLGEKAPKEDGELPGDAPTEGPEGTESLRKGNAHEAVTSPFFRGPLSREAHGAERNGEQKFPEASGETHENAPAPLLGKESKGESAGESDAVEAALSQMGRFSLALEPSSSAEGIRSPSSVEPLPEPVRKMVERILVEVPGTSHRQEVRIRLGDAVLPDTDIRIFRDGGRLEVQFLTGSQETRDFLSPHLSSLKEALESRQREPVQVSVAYTGESGGGQNEGRSRERRMVWEEYEA; from the coding sequence ATGAAGGTGATGCAGGACATCAAAAGTATGAAGCCGAAGGCGCCCGACGAAGCCTCCCCCTCTGCCGATGGCCGTCGTGATCCCAAGTTGGAGGAGCTGGCGGAGCGGTTTTCAGCTTCCCTTGGGGAGAAGGCGCCCAAGGAGGATGGGGAGCTCCCAGGGGATGCGCCAACGGAGGGACCGGAAGGCACGGAAAGCCTGCGGAAAGGAAATGCGCACGAGGCGGTGACATCGCCCTTCTTCCGGGGACCTCTCTCGCGGGAGGCACATGGAGCGGAAAGAAACGGAGAGCAAAAATTCCCTGAAGCCAGTGGAGAAACTCACGAGAACGCTCCTGCTCCGCTCCTCGGGAAGGAATCGAAAGGTGAGAGTGCTGGTGAAAGCGATGCCGTAGAGGCGGCGCTCTCCCAGATGGGGCGCTTTTCCCTCGCACTGGAGCCGTCCTCTTCGGCAGAGGGCATCCGGAGTCCTTCCTCTGTGGAGCCGCTTCCCGAGCCTGTTCGGAAGATGGTGGAGCGCATCCTCGTGGAAGTGCCAGGAACGTCGCACCGACAGGAGGTGCGCATCCGGCTCGGCGACGCCGTGCTGCCCGATACGGACATCCGTATCTTCCGGGACGGAGGAAGGCTGGAGGTGCAGTTCCTCACGGGCTCGCAGGAGACGAGGGATTTCCTCTCGCCCCACCTCTCGTCCCTGAAGGAGGCCCTCGAGAGCCGTCAAAGGGAACCGGTGCAGGTCTCCGTTGCCTACACCGGGGAGAGCGGCGGCGGACAGAACGAAGGGCGGTCGCGGGAGCGGCGTATGGTGTGGGAAGAATATGAGGCATAA
- the sctU gene encoding type III secretion system export apparatus subunit SctU: protein MSGEKTEQPTPKRLRDARKKGQVAKSKEVSSATNVIGVFLFLWLFREHYLSGFQNMIATAGERAMEPFDKALSLLLHDLTSISLKLLLPLFLVVIVCDVASNFFQIGFLMAFESIKPDLQKLNPASALKRIFSKKNLMEFVKSLVKVTCLAVTVTLVLRMVLPSLVSAPYGDPSFILDILRSVLKTFMTYISLAFVVLAAADYFFQKRQHLKELMMTKEEVKQEYKEMEGDPHIKSKRRQLHQELLTNTMLQSVKKATVVVTNPTHRAVALFYEKDTTKLPVIVAKGENLLAKRILEIAREEGIPIMTDVPLAHALYEKGQLDDYIPSDLIEPVAEVLKWVYQLKASGAS from the coding sequence GTGAGCGGCGAGAAGACGGAACAACCAACCCCGAAGCGCCTCCGAGATGCCCGCAAGAAGGGCCAAGTGGCAAAAAGCAAGGAGGTCTCATCGGCGACGAACGTCATCGGGGTCTTCCTCTTCCTCTGGCTTTTCCGGGAACACTATCTCTCAGGCTTTCAGAACATGATCGCAACGGCGGGGGAGAGGGCCATGGAACCCTTCGACAAAGCCCTTTCCCTCCTCCTCCATGATCTTACGAGCATCTCCCTCAAGCTCCTCCTCCCGCTCTTTCTCGTGGTGATCGTGTGCGATGTGGCCTCGAACTTCTTCCAGATTGGCTTCCTCATGGCCTTCGAGAGCATCAAACCCGATCTCCAGAAGCTCAATCCCGCAAGCGCCCTCAAACGGATCTTCTCCAAGAAGAACCTCATGGAGTTCGTCAAATCCCTGGTGAAGGTGACCTGCCTTGCCGTGACGGTAACGCTCGTGCTCCGGATGGTGCTGCCCTCGCTGGTGAGCGCTCCCTACGGGGATCCGTCCTTCATCCTCGACATTCTCCGATCCGTTCTGAAGACCTTCATGACCTATATCTCGCTGGCCTTCGTGGTGCTCGCCGCCGCCGACTACTTTTTTCAGAAACGCCAGCACCTGAAAGAGCTTATGATGACGAAGGAAGAAGTGAAGCAGGAGTACAAGGAGATGGAAGGCGATCCGCATATCAAAAGCAAACGACGCCAGCTCCATCAGGAGCTCCTCACGAACACCATGCTCCAGAGCGTGAAGAAGGCGACGGTGGTGGTGACCAACCCCACCCACCGGGCGGTAGCCCTCTTCTACGAGAAGGATACGACGAAACTCCCCGTCATTGTCGCAAAAGGGGAAAACCTCCTGGCAAAGCGCATCTTAGAGATTGCCCGTGAGGAGGGCATCCCCATCATGACCGACGTTCCCCTCGCCCACGCCCTCTACGAAAAAGGGCAGCTCGACGACTACATCCCCTCGGATCTCATCGAGCCGGTGGCAGAGGTGTTGAAATGGGTGTATCAGCTCAAGGCCAGCGGCGCCTCATAA
- a CDS encoding SctK family type III secretion system sorting platform protein, with protein sequence MNGSALAQILKRDARLFGQIVTWHLFPLRSAHKAKLEEHFGESLPLVRRLGERSRRYEKAFCRLVLRREGLEDDPLEDFRRPEAQFLLPDGAFLERLFFLVGLATYGKATAREIRGERVRKLLSTLGQANYRFALKEASFFPPWVALHDKLPEELDVFPQRCIEEGMAMFKSALGSVERGSSLRLRLKLSPSVGALWEGVEPSALRKDRAFILVRRVIKREGGER encoded by the coding sequence ATGAACGGTTCCGCTCTCGCCCAGATTCTCAAGCGTGACGCCCGGCTGTTCGGCCAAATCGTCACGTGGCACCTTTTTCCCTTACGGTCCGCTCATAAGGCAAAGCTGGAGGAACACTTCGGGGAGAGCCTTCCGCTGGTTCGTCGCCTGGGAGAGCGAAGCCGGCGCTACGAAAAGGCTTTTTGCCGCCTCGTTCTCCGCCGGGAGGGGCTGGAAGACGATCCCTTAGAGGATTTCAGGAGACCGGAGGCGCAGTTCCTCCTTCCGGATGGCGCTTTCCTGGAACGGCTTTTTTTCCTCGTCGGCCTCGCTACGTATGGGAAGGCAACGGCGCGGGAGATCCGAGGAGAGCGGGTGCGGAAGCTCCTCTCCACCCTCGGCCAGGCAAACTATCGCTTCGCCCTGAAAGAAGCATCGTTCTTCCCTCCCTGGGTGGCGCTGCACGACAAATTACCGGAGGAACTCGATGTGTTTCCTCAGAGGTGCATCGAAGAGGGGATGGCAATGTTTAAGAGCGCTCTGGGATCGGTGGAAAGGGGAAGCTCTCTTCGGCTTCGGCTGAAGCTCTCCCCATCGGTCGGTGCTCTCTGGGAAGGTGTCGAGCCGTCCGCTCTTAGGAAGGATCGGGCTTTCATCCTCGTACGACGGGTGATCAAACGGGAAGGAGGCGAACGATGA
- the sctS gene encoding type III secretion system export apparatus subunit SctS, which produces MVTPSIMEFTKNALILVLLLSLPAIIVASLVGLLVSLIQALTQIQEQTLSFAIKLIAVIATVLFTARWVGSEMFTYALRIFDLLPVLGR; this is translated from the coding sequence ATGGTTACACCTTCTATCATGGAGTTTACGAAAAACGCCCTCATCCTCGTCCTCCTCCTCTCGCTTCCCGCCATCATTGTGGCCTCCCTCGTCGGCCTCTTGGTCAGCCTCATCCAGGCCCTCACCCAGATCCAGGAACAAACCCTCTCCTTCGCCATCAAACTCATCGCCGTCATCGCTACAGTGCTCTTTACGGCCCGCTGGGTAGGCTCGGAGATGTTTACCTACGCTCTGCGTATCTTCGATCTCCTACCGGTGCTGGGACGATGA
- a CDS encoding YscO family type III secretion system apparatus protein, giving the protein MEDLFRIRRVREERAEREVTARREEMEAARRHLARCREDLQEYRRWRPGEEDRLFMEIKERFVHLDAVEELRLRISMLRAEELSKERAVGEAEQKFAEARQRFEEARAAYRKAVQGRQKIEEHRRLWTVEARKLEEESADKELEDFSSGHLREGQAEEA; this is encoded by the coding sequence TTGGAGGACCTCTTCCGCATCCGGCGTGTGCGGGAGGAGCGGGCGGAACGGGAGGTGACGGCGCGGCGGGAGGAGATGGAGGCCGCCCGGCGGCACCTCGCCCGGTGCCGGGAGGATCTTCAAGAGTATCGGCGATGGCGCCCAGGAGAGGAAGATCGGCTCTTTATGGAGATCAAGGAACGGTTTGTGCATCTCGATGCGGTGGAAGAGCTTCGTCTCCGCATCTCGATGCTCCGGGCGGAAGAACTTTCGAAGGAGCGGGCGGTAGGGGAAGCTGAACAGAAGTTCGCCGAGGCCAGGCAAAGGTTCGAGGAGGCCAGGGCGGCTTACCGGAAGGCCGTGCAAGGCAGGCAGAAGATCGAAGAGCACCGGCGGCTTTGGACGGTGGAAGCAAGGAAGCTGGAGGAGGAGTCCGCAGACAAAGAACTGGAGGATTTCAGCTCCGGGCACCTCAGGGAGGGACAAGCAGAGGAGGCATAA
- the sctR gene encoding type III secretion system export apparatus subunit SctR — MFSQGSMQDPYFLIILLTGLSLAPFIVVMTTSYVKLVVVFSLIRNALGIQQIPPNMVINGLAVILSIYIMAPVGHQIYGVLQESPMEKTDMASLKEIVPKTVEPLRAFLTKHSTERERQFFLKSARKMWPKERAEALDEHDLLVLVPSFAVGELTSAFQIGFLLYLPFVVIDLVISNILMAMGMMMVSPMTISLPFKLLLFVLLDGWTKLTHGLVLSYA, encoded by the coding sequence ATGTTCTCTCAAGGTAGCATGCAAGACCCCTACTTTCTCATCATTCTCCTTACGGGGCTTTCCCTGGCACCCTTCATTGTGGTGATGACGACATCTTACGTGAAGCTCGTTGTCGTCTTCTCGCTCATCCGAAACGCTCTCGGCATCCAGCAAATCCCTCCCAACATGGTCATCAACGGCCTTGCGGTGATCCTGAGCATCTACATCATGGCGCCGGTGGGACATCAAATATACGGGGTCTTGCAGGAGAGTCCGATGGAAAAGACTGATATGGCAAGCCTCAAAGAGATCGTTCCCAAAACGGTGGAGCCGCTTCGCGCCTTTCTCACCAAGCACTCCACAGAGCGGGAGCGACAGTTCTTCCTGAAATCCGCTCGCAAAATGTGGCCGAAGGAGCGGGCCGAGGCTCTCGATGAGCATGACCTCCTTGTCCTCGTCCCTTCTTTTGCCGTGGGGGAGCTCACCTCGGCCTTCCAAATCGGCTTCCTCCTCTACCTTCCCTTCGTCGTCATTGATCTCGTTATCTCCAACATCCTCATGGCCATGGGGATGATGATGGTTTCCCCCATGACCATCTCGCTCCCCTTCAAGCTCCTCCTCTTTGTGCTCCTGGACGGCTGGACGAAGCTCACCCACGGACTCGTCCTCAGTTACGCATAG
- the sctJ gene encoding type III secretion inner membrane ring lipoprotein SctJ, with protein MLFFLLALSLLTTGCKTQLYSGLGEDEVNEMMSLLLQQGIACEKAPGQEQTFALMVDEKMVASSLALLQDYGYPRPKFKTMGEIFKREGMVSSPMEERVRFIYALSQEIAQTITQIDGVVAARVHIVLPENNPLNEKTLPSAASIFIKHRPDADLALLTPRIKALVAHSIEGLTYDRVAVVLVESQMFGSSTRERPLSPPSRMPPWLPAATGGAALLIGLGLGGGIAFLVLKKRPPRHTSDASLPSQL; from the coding sequence ATGCTCTTTTTTCTCTTGGCATTGTCGCTCCTTACAACCGGATGCAAGACACAGCTGTACAGTGGACTTGGAGAAGATGAAGTCAATGAAATGATGAGCCTCCTTCTCCAACAGGGCATTGCCTGCGAGAAGGCGCCTGGCCAGGAACAGACCTTCGCTCTCATGGTGGATGAGAAAATGGTTGCGTCTTCCCTTGCCCTCCTCCAAGACTACGGCTACCCGAGGCCCAAATTCAAAACCATGGGCGAGATCTTCAAACGGGAAGGCATGGTCTCCTCGCCCATGGAAGAACGGGTACGCTTCATCTACGCCCTCTCCCAGGAGATCGCCCAAACCATCACCCAGATTGACGGCGTGGTGGCAGCCCGCGTCCATATCGTCCTCCCGGAGAACAATCCGTTGAACGAAAAGACCCTTCCCTCCGCCGCCTCGATCTTCATCAAACATCGTCCCGATGCCGACCTCGCCTTGCTCACACCACGCATCAAGGCCCTCGTCGCTCACAGCATCGAGGGCCTTACCTATGATCGTGTGGCCGTGGTGCTCGTGGAGTCCCAAATGTTCGGATCCTCAACGAGAGAACGCCCCCTTTCCCCTCCATCCAGGATGCCGCCATGGCTTCCGGCGGCGACGGGAGGAGCGGCGCTCCTCATAGGCCTGGGCCTGGGAGGAGGGATCGCCTTCCTTGTACTAAAGAAGCGTCCTCCCCGCCACACTTCCGATGCCTCTCTTCCTTCACAGCTCTAG
- a CDS encoding EscF/YscF/HrpA family type III secretion system needle major subunit produces MGISLDNLYSKMSTFVGNAESNLQTHMENMDPNSTQDQMKLQMLVQKWTMATSLSTNMMNVLKDATKEVIQNIR; encoded by the coding sequence ATGGGAATCTCGCTGGACAACCTGTATAGCAAGATGTCAACCTTTGTGGGGAATGCCGAGAGCAATCTCCAGACCCACATGGAGAACATGGACCCCAACAGCACCCAGGACCAGATGAAGCTCCAAATGCTCGTCCAAAAGTGGACCATGGCGACGAGTCTTTCGACCAATATGATGAACGTGTTGAAGGACGCGACAAAGGAAGTGATCCAGAACATACGCTAG
- the sctN gene encoding type III secretion system ATPase SctN, translating into MLDVSGLFRQALTETQIIETKGRVVEIVGTIVKALVPEVHIGEICLLRDPGSGHGVQAEVVGFSKQMALLTPLGDIYGLSPHTEVVVTGKSLMVPVGPSLLGRVLDGSGRPLDEATRGPLVPEDFYPVYADPPNPLTRQIISEPLPLGIRALDGLITCGIGQRMGIFAAAGGGKSTLLAMLAKGAEVDVTVLALIGERGREVREFMEKDLGEDGLARSVVVVSTSDRPSMERLKAAYVATAIAEYFRDQGKRVLLLMDSVTRFARAQREIGLAAGEPPTRRGFPPSVFATLPKLMERAGYSDKGSITALYTVLVEGDDMTEPIADETRSILDGHIILSRALAAANHYPAIDVLASTSRVMGAVVSKEHKAAASRLRELLAKYQEVELLVRIGEYQKGADPLADEAIAKIEAIRGFLRQGTHERARFDETVKALMDLTRRS; encoded by the coding sequence ATGCTCGATGTTTCAGGGCTTTTCCGGCAAGCACTCACCGAAACACAGATCATCGAAACCAAGGGGCGCGTCGTCGAGATCGTGGGAACCATCGTGAAGGCGCTGGTTCCTGAGGTGCACATCGGAGAGATCTGCCTCCTTCGGGACCCCGGCTCCGGCCACGGGGTGCAGGCGGAGGTGGTGGGCTTCTCGAAACAGATGGCGCTCCTCACGCCCCTTGGCGACATCTACGGCCTCTCACCCCACACGGAGGTGGTGGTGACGGGCAAATCCCTCATGGTGCCCGTAGGACCGTCGCTCCTCGGGAGGGTTCTCGATGGGAGCGGCCGCCCCCTCGATGAGGCGACGCGAGGCCCGCTCGTTCCTGAGGATTTCTACCCTGTGTACGCCGATCCCCCCAATCCTCTCACGCGGCAGATCATCAGCGAACCTCTCCCCCTCGGCATCCGCGCCCTCGACGGCCTCATCACCTGCGGCATCGGCCAGCGCATGGGCATCTTCGCCGCGGCGGGCGGCGGAAAGAGCACCCTCCTTGCCATGCTCGCCAAAGGTGCCGAGGTGGACGTAACGGTCTTGGCCCTCATCGGCGAGCGGGGCCGCGAGGTGCGGGAGTTCATGGAAAAGGACCTGGGAGAGGACGGTCTTGCCCGCTCGGTGGTGGTGGTCTCCACCTCGGACCGTCCTTCCATGGAGCGACTCAAGGCAGCGTACGTGGCAACGGCCATCGCCGAATACTTCCGCGATCAGGGAAAGCGCGTCCTCCTTCTCATGGATTCGGTGACGCGCTTTGCCCGAGCCCAGCGCGAGATCGGTCTTGCCGCCGGAGAGCCCCCCACGCGCCGGGGCTTTCCTCCCTCGGTCTTCGCTACCCTCCCAAAACTCATGGAGCGGGCGGGTTATTCCGACAAGGGCTCCATTACAGCCCTGTACACCGTGCTTGTGGAGGGCGACGACATGACGGAGCCCATAGCGGATGAGACGCGATCCATTCTGGACGGCCACATCATCCTGAGCCGGGCCCTTGCCGCAGCCAACCACTATCCCGCCATTGACGTCCTCGCCAGCACAAGCCGCGTCATGGGCGCCGTGGTCTCGAAGGAGCACAAGGCGGCGGCCTCCCGCCTCCGGGAACTCCTCGCCAAGTACCAGGAGGTAGAGCTTCTCGTCCGTATCGGTGAGTACCAAAAAGGCGCCGATCCCCTTGCCGACGAGGCCATTGCGAAGATCGAGGCCATACGTGGCTTCCTTAGGCAGGGCACCCACGAGCGGGCGCGCTTCGATGAAACCGTGAAGGCGCTCATGGATCTCACGCGGCGGAGCTGA
- a CDS encoding EscI/YscI/HrpB family type III secretion system inner rod protein translates to MIESLQTKQVMEQGIQEASTSQMAPEKTPDEQDVHHFEAALADPPTENIPSPTPSYSSDQVSSPGDRILQSLDAQRESFHSHLSNIDAALSGPLGGKEVSPAELLGLQWKLQQATVELELSTKVVEKGNEGVSTLLKNQG, encoded by the coding sequence ATGATTGAATCCCTCCAAACGAAACAGGTGATGGAACAGGGCATCCAAGAGGCAAGTACGTCTCAGATGGCGCCGGAGAAGACCCCAGACGAGCAGGACGTGCACCACTTCGAAGCCGCCCTTGCAGACCCCCCAACAGAGAATATCCCCTCTCCAACGCCTTCGTATTCCTCAGACCAAGTATCATCGCCAGGAGACCGGATACTGCAATCTCTCGACGCCCAGAGGGAGTCGTTCCACAGTCACCTCAGCAATATAGATGCTGCTTTGAGCGGGCCATTAGGAGGAAAGGAAGTCTCACCAGCGGAGCTCCTCGGACTTCAATGGAAGCTCCAGCAAGCGACCGTGGAGTTGGAGCTCTCCACAAAGGTGGTGGAAAAAGGCAATGAGGGGGTTTCCACTCTCCTCAAAAATCAGGGATAA
- a CDS encoding HrpE/YscL family type III secretion apparatus protein, whose amino-acid sequence MRSAILIKGGSIGLVPGKKVIKAAEYAEMTEASALLDAAAREAERIRAEAQEAAKSMREKGYRDGLREGKQKMAEKMLETVQRTVDYMASSEEMLCELVVTAVRRVIGELGERERIVRIVRNALAVVRSQKQVVVKVAPQDLEAVQAEVDALLRQFPGIEFIEVVADGRLSPQSCILESGMGIVDASVEVQLAAIRNALMKTIRKTT is encoded by the coding sequence ATGAGGAGCGCGATCCTTATCAAAGGCGGCTCCATCGGCCTGGTGCCGGGGAAAAAGGTGATCAAGGCGGCGGAGTATGCGGAGATGACGGAGGCCTCGGCGCTCCTTGATGCGGCCGCACGAGAAGCGGAACGGATCCGGGCGGAGGCGCAGGAAGCCGCCAAGTCCATGCGCGAGAAAGGCTACCGGGACGGGCTTCGAGAGGGCAAACAGAAGATGGCGGAGAAGATGCTCGAGACCGTCCAGCGCACCGTGGACTATATGGCCTCTTCCGAGGAGATGCTCTGTGAACTCGTGGTGACGGCGGTTCGGCGGGTGATCGGCGAGCTTGGCGAGAGAGAGCGGATCGTCCGCATCGTCCGGAACGCTCTCGCCGTGGTGCGGAGCCAAAAACAGGTCGTGGTGAAGGTCGCTCCGCAGGATCTCGAAGCCGTACAGGCTGAGGTGGACGCCTTGCTCCGGCAGTTCCCAGGGATTGAGTTCATCGAGGTCGTCGCCGATGGGCGTCTCTCGCCGCAGAGCTGCATCCTCGAGAGCGGCATGGGCATTGTAGATGCGAGCGTTGAAGTCCAGCTTGCAGCCATCAGGAACGCTCTCATGAAGACCATCCGAAAGACAACGTAA
- a CDS encoding EscE/YscE/SsaE family type III secretion system needle protein co-chaperone encodes MNAKEELFLDVEKKLLEDDHGVAKKELEMYLEDWRARVRRHMDAGLPPEEFSRFQRAEEAMDRAREVIGRLWSILHP; translated from the coding sequence ATGAATGCGAAAGAAGAACTATTTCTGGATGTTGAAAAGAAACTCCTGGAGGATGACCACGGCGTGGCCAAAAAAGAACTGGAGATGTATCTCGAAGACTGGCGGGCACGAGTGAGGCGGCATATGGATGCAGGACTTCCTCCTGAGGAATTTTCCCGTTTTCAGCGTGCCGAGGAGGCCATGGACCGGGCCCGAGAGGTCATCGGCCGACTCTGGTCAATCCTCCACCCCTGA
- a CDS encoding HrpB1 family type III secretion system apparatus protein, producing MEFESRLVKVLMEAGIAAGVYGWKDDAEKILQGLLSMRPNAEEPYIGLALIRIMAERHDEAVQMLRDEALPLHPESDLLRAFLALALKLSGKNHESEHIAKKVTATEKNTTAARLVSTILSEM from the coding sequence ATGGAGTTCGAAAGTCGATTGGTAAAAGTGTTGATGGAGGCAGGAATTGCCGCTGGGGTGTATGGCTGGAAGGATGACGCAGAAAAAATCTTGCAGGGCCTTCTCAGTATGAGACCCAATGCCGAAGAACCGTACATCGGGCTTGCCCTGATACGGATCATGGCGGAGAGGCACGACGAGGCTGTACAGATGCTCCGCGATGAAGCGCTTCCGCTTCATCCGGAGAGTGATTTGCTCCGTGCCTTTCTGGCTCTTGCTTTGAAGCTTTCTGGGAAGAATCATGAAAGCGAACACATTGCAAAAAAGGTAACCGCAACGGAGAAAAACACAACCGCCGCACGTCTCGTCAGCACCATTCTCAGCGAGATGTAA